The following are encoded in a window of Nilaparvata lugens isolate BPH chromosome 13, ASM1435652v1, whole genome shotgun sequence genomic DNA:
- the LOC111057222 gene encoding odorant receptor 56a-like has product MTGKCMRVINERIEEYVMMRQNRLEFENVLNEVEEMSLKGESALKRSLKYLIMQHQSICNDLKIVDKGLQNFVLACNNSFGIQICMSIYCTREMDGFFMKLEYSLLLIWIVWIMEMYSALGQQVTDQGENLRLSLSSCNWLESPQWCQKSLLIMMTKATKTMEIKPYGLSALNLRSFTHVINAAYSYFNLLQNLK; this is encoded by the exons atgaccGGGAAGTGTATGCGTGTAATAAATGAGAGGATTGAAGAGTATGTGATGATGAGGCAGAATAGGTTGGAGTTTGAGAATGTTTTGAATGAGGTTGAGGAGATGAGTTTGAAAGGAGAGAGCGCTTTGAAGAGGAGTTTGAAGTATTTGATAATGCAGCATCAGTCGATTTGCAA TGACTTGAAGATTGTGGACAAAGGACTACAAAATTTTGTATTGGCTTGCAACAACAGTTTCGGAATTCAAATCTGCATGTCTATCTATTGTACAAGAGAG ATGGACGGTTTCTTCATGAAACTGGAGTACTCACTTCTGTTAATTTGGATTGTATGGATAATGGAGATGTACAGTGCTCTGGGACAACAAGTCACTGATCAG GGTGAAAATCTGCGACTATCTTTGAGCAGTTGTAACTGGCTGGAGAGTCCTCAGTGGTGTCAGAAATCTCTTCTCATCATGATGACTAAAGCCACTAAGACCATGGAAATCAAGCCTTATGGACTTAGTGCATTGAACTTACGAAGTTTCACTCAT GTTATAAATGCAGCTTACTCATACTTCAACCTCCTTCAAAACCTCAAGTGA